The following are encoded together in the Trichomycterus rosablanca isolate fTriRos1 chromosome 19, fTriRos1.hap1, whole genome shotgun sequence genome:
- the LOC134333453 gene encoding DNA-binding protein inhibitor ID-1-like translates to MKVVGSTCALSKVGGEDMVRCLSDQSLTITKCKIPLLDEHMSVFLQDMNSCYSKLKELVPTLPTNKKASKVEILQHVIDYIWDLQVELDSPCMGLQQQGTAGARTPLTALNAELSSISVENGCSEDRILCR, encoded by the exons ATGAAAGTGGTTGGATCTACCTGTGCGCTTAGCAAGGTGGGCGGCGAGGACATGGTGCGCTGCCTGTCTGACCAGAGCCTGACCATCACCAAGTGCAAAATTCCACTGCTGGACGAGCACATGAGCGTCTTCCTGCAGGACATGAACAGCTGCTACAGCAAGCTCAAGGAGCTGGTGCCTACACTGCCCACCAACAAGAAGGCCAGCAAGGTGGAGATCCTGCAGCACGTCATCGACTACATCTGGGACCTTCAGGTGGAGCTGGACTCGCCGTGCATGGGCCTCCAGCAGCAGGGCACGGCGGGTGCACGGACACCCCTCACCGCCCTTAACGCTGAGCTCAGCAGCATCTCGGTGGAG AATGGCTGCTCGGAGGACAGAATCCTGTGCCGCTGA